In the Paenibacillus sp. FSL R7-0337 genome, GCGGCCGGAATCACGGCTGAAGGCAACGGATCAATTGCATCATACACCGATGCCGGTCAAATCTCCGCCTATGCCAAGGACAGCGTATCCGCCTTGCTGAAATACGGTGTAGTGAACGGTAAGACGGGCAAGCTTGCCCCGGGGGACACCCTCTCCCGTGCGGAAGCTGCGGTGATTCTGTACCGGATCTGGAAGCTGTAAAGTTACTTCTATAAGAAAGAGAAACAGCCAGTCGCCGGGGATTTCCGGTGGCTGGCTGTTTGGGTATGCCGAGTTGCAATACTTGCAACATTAGCCCCACATCAAATAATTAAGGGCGAATAGCCTAAACGGTAAAGTAATGCCCCTCATCCAGATCAGCAATCAGTCCCGGCTGCACCGGCTGCCAGCACGACAGTGGCAAGATGCTTTTGACAGATAAGCACAAGGCGCAGGAGATGCTGGAGAAATGGCATGAAGGTTCATAACAAGTATTTACCGCTTCAACACCAGTGGAAGGTACACCTCGTCCACAATATTGGCGATCGTCTCCTCCGACATGGGGGCGTTGTACAGCATCAGCTCATGGCGGGCCAGATCGGACGGCAGAGTGAGCATTCGGGGGGTCACGGCTTCGGCAGACACTTCTCCCCGCTCAACAGCCCGCTCTAGCAAAATCGACATGGTCCTGTTTTGACGCCCATGCGGGAAAATATACGAGGCAAGCGGCATATCGCCCATTTCCGCTACAAGCCCGTAGAAAGCGTTCAATATGGCTTGAATATTATTCTGGTTCATAGCCCGCAGCACCCCGCATACATCATCCCTCAAATTCCCGTGATCGGGGACTTCCTCCAGCGGCAGGGGCACACGTTCCCGGATGGCAGCAAGCACAAGCTCAGCGCGGTTAGCCCACCGGCGGTAGAGTACGGCCTTGCTTGTTCCCGCCCGCTCGGCCACACTTTCCATCGTAAGATTGGAATACCCCTGCTCTGTTAACTCTTCCCGTACAGCTTGCAGAATGGCAGCTTCCAGCTCCTTGCCTCTGCGTCTGTTCTTCGATTTATCCTGTTCTTGAGAAGTGGACATATCTATCTCAACCTCCATTGGAGAATTTCGTTGCGTTTCCTATGTGGATAGTATATCATAGGCTCAAATAAGAAACTTAAAGTATCTTATTTAGTGATTAAAGGGAGATGATCAACTTGCAAGAGCAAGCTAAACCAGCACTTGAACCGTCTGAACAGCAGGCTGCAGCGAAAAATTTGATGTGGATTCTTATGCTTGGTATCCTGGCACCGATATTCGATACGACGATAACTAATGTGGCGATTGATACGCTGGTCCGGGAATTTAACACTTCGGTGTCCACGATTCAGTGGGTGATGACCGGATATTTGCTGTCGCTTGCGATGGTCATTCCGATAAGCGGCTGGGCCGTGGAGCGGTTTGGGGGAAGGAGGATGTGGCTGTTTTCGCTGGGCATGTTTTTGCTCGGCTCTGTGCTGTGCAGCATGGCGTGGAACGTGGAGAGCCTGATACTGTTCCGAACCCTTCAGGGGATCGGCGGGGGCTTGCTGATGCCCATTATGCAGACCTTGGCCGTACGTGCCTATGGAGGAGACAATATGGGCAGAAAAATGGCGACCATAGCTCTGCCAGCGCTGCTTGGGCCCATTCTGGGACCGGTGGTGGGTGGAATAATCGTTAATCACTTGAACTGGAGATGGATCTTCTTTGTCAATATTCCGCTGTGCGTGGCTGCCATAATTGTTGCTTGGAAAGGGCTCCCTAAGGAAGAGCACAATGCCCGGACGCTACGGCTGGATATGTCTGGATTGCTGATGCTGTCTCCGGCTATCGTGCTTATCCTGTACGGTCTTGGAGAAGTCAGCTCCCACCACGGCTTCGGTCATGCTGCGGTTCTTGCCCCAGTCATAGCAGGTGTGGCGCTTTTAGCAGTATTTGTGGTGTATGCCCTCCGCAAAGGAAACGAAGCATTGATCGATGTCAGGCTGTTCCGGGTACGTTCCTTAACCGTGTCCTCTACACTGCTGTTTCTATCCGGCTTGACCACCTATGGTGCAATGCTGCTCCTGCCGCTGTATCTCCAGCAAGTCCGCGGTGAAACGGTGCTGATCTCCGGCCTGCTGCTCGTTCCCCAAGGCATCGGGATGCTGCTGACCAGATCACTGGCCGGCAAATTGACGGATCAGATCGGATCGAGACCTGTGGTGCTTGCCGGAACGGTCCTTACCATCCTCGGCACTTGGCCGCTGACACAGCTTGGAGCAGACACGAGTTACTATTTTTTGAGTGCAGTTCTTATTGTGAGGGGGGCCGGATTAGGGGCCGTTTTTCTGCCGGTTATGGCTTCTGCCTATATCGGTCTGTCCTCGAAGCAAATCCCGCACGCGAGCAGCACTACCCGTATTATGCAGCAGATTGGCGGCGCCTTCGGCGTATCGGTTATCGCAATTATTTTGCAAAATGAGCTGAATTCCGTCCTGACTCCTGACCCGGCCGCATTGGCCGTTGCTTTCGATCATACGTTCATGTGGACGATTGCCTTCTCGACTCTGGCGTTAATTCCGGCGGCGTTCCTGCCTAGAATACGGAAATAACACGGCTGGTGCGCATGTGCAATAATGTTTCATTTTCTTGGGTAAAATGGTTGCGGAGGGTAGAGTGATCGGGTACCATTTATAGTTATAATCCAAAGATATAGGGGATACATCTCTGCTTCGGTTCAATTGGCAGGCCCTGAAGGAGGACGACTAAATGGACTACCAGCCGTATAACGATGGAGGTTACCAGCCGCTCGTGGTGAAGCCGTTCTGGATCAAGATCCTTTTCCTGTTAGCGGGATCCTTGCTTTTTGTGATATTGGGGTTCTGGCTGCTAAAAATATCCGGGGAGGTTACGACGGATCTTGCCATCCTTCTGCGGACGCTGGGAATTGCCTGCACCGTGCTGTTTGGCCTGGCGGCCATCGTCTATCTAATCATGCTGCTGCGCCGCTCCCCGCTGCTGGTGGTGGATGCCCAGGGCATTGATGACCAGTCTTCAGCGATTCCGGGAGGACGCTTGATGTGGGAGGACATTTCGGACATCCGCTTGATCCGTTACTATGGACAACTGAACATCTGCATCTTCCTCGTTGACCCCCAAGCCTACCTGTCCCGGCAACGCGGACTAAAGCGCTGGCTGATGGCCATCAACCTCCGTCTCGCCGGCACACCAGTGAATATAACGGGCCAGTCCATGCAACTGCCGCTGGAGCGTATCTATGAGGAGATGGAGCTTCGAAGACGGCTGTGGGCGGGGCTGAGGTAGTCTGAATTTGCTATTTAAACATAAAAGAGAATAGGACATTGACGGTACTACTTCACGGTAGTGCTTTTTTATTTTAGAGACAGAAGAGCACATATTCGATTTATTTGAGGATGATATCGTCCATCCGGACGTTTCAGTTCAAAAGCAAATTGGTATGGTTGATTGGTCGGGAATTGGTAGTTTATAAATAAAATGTATATAAGGTATAATATTCCATGTAGCGCTGCAATGCAGTGAAGTGAAATGCTCCGAAGGAGGATTAAGATGAATCAAGTCCATACCGGGAAAGTAGAGGGCAGTAGAGCATTTAAAGTGGAATTTTCGCAAGACGTTTTTGAGATAGCCCCTGATTTACATGTTGGGTTGATCGCGACTTCTCATATTGCAAACTTAGACAGGGATTCTGAAGTGAACGCGCTGCTTGCTCATATGGAACAGGAAATCATGAACTCAGGATTGCAAAAAGAATCAATAAGTGAAATTCCGACCATTGCAGCCTGGCGGAAAGTCTATAGTCAATTTGGTGTCAAGCCCGCAAGGTATCCTTGCGCTGCAGAATCGCTCATAAGACGTGTAGTTGAACAGGGGGCATTAGCCCGAATTCATACACTCGTGAACTTATGCAATGCTATCTCTTTGAAATGCCGTACACCTATAGCTTCGTGCGATATCTCTGATATACAAGAATTTGTTATCAGAAGAGCTACTGGGAATGAACAGTTCTTGCCGATTGGGAAAGTGGATGGGTGTGAGCTTCCTTCAGCCGGTGAGATTATTTATGCAGATGATGCCGGGAGAGCACACTCCCGGCGCTGGAACTGGAGACAGAGCGATCATGTTAAGACAACCGCTGAATCCTCACAAATGCTGTTTACGATTGAAGCGGTCCATAAAGAAGCTAAAGTACTTGTAGAGGCAACTACGTTTCTTTTAAATGAATTGCTGCAGCCATTTACCGGAGTTGGGAGATCTGAATGGGCGTTCATTCATAAGGATTCACCTGTGCATACCTTTCTATTACATAACGGGGAGGTTTTCGCGGATCGTGACAGAGCCCATGAGGCAAGTGAAGAAAGGTATTATTGACTCCATTCCCATTGTTATCGGATATATCCCGGCGTGCATCACCTTCGGCCTGGTGGGCAAAGCCCTTTCCTTAAGTGACCTGGAGGTCTTTCTTCTATCCGCTGTGGTCTACGCCGGAGCAAGCCAGTTTATCGCAGCTAAGCTGCTCGCAGTGGGAACCGCTGCCCCTATTATTTTGCTGCTCACGTTCGTTATCAATTTAAGATACTTTTTTATTAGCCTGTCATTCTCTTCCAGAATGAACCGGAATACACGCCCGTTCTACAAAGGATTTGTTGGATTCGGGCTGACAGAAGAGGTGTATGCGGTCAGTATGATGTCCGACAAAAACCGCAGAGAAGCAGGGAGTCATTCCCTTCCTTATTTGCTGGGGCTGGAGATCCCGCCCTACACCGTCACACTAATCGCAACGTATGCCGGGATTATGCTGGCAGATTATATTCCCGCTAATATTTTGCCGGCGCTGAATACTTCCCTGTACGCTTTGCTTATTGCATTAGTAATACCCCAGATCCGGCTCAACAAAAGAAACCTGGCGATCTGCATTTCAGCCGCTGTTTCCTCCTGGTTGCTACAGCCCTTATTAGGAACAGCTACTGTAGTGGCTGCGATGATCATCGGAGCATGTGTCGGCGGAATATTCCCTTCCAAAGAAAATGAGGTCAGGAGTGAAGTCATGTGACAATAATTGTGATCCTCGGAATGGGTATGCTGACCTTCTTATTCCGCATTGCGCCGCTGCTGCTTGTGCGGAAGGCGGAGATGGAGGAGCGAAAGAACTGGTTTTTGGAGAATCTTCCTCTGGCTGTACTCAGCGCGTTAATTATTCCCGGTATATTTCAGGTGGATCAAGAGGCGCCGATGGTAGGGATTGCAGCGGGTGTGGTTGCTATTGTTCTCGTATTGGCTAAAAAGGTGCCATTGTTTGGTGTCATCATTGCTTCTGTCGCTGTTGCTGTTTTTGTTGAACTTCTATAATCCATTCATAATGGGAGGAATATGCGCCTATGGATATTATGCCGGTAGAACTGCTAGCGATATGCGGATCAACCCGCATTGGTGGAAATACAGACCAGATCCTGAAGTATAGCAAAGAAATAGCTATCCACAGAGGAGCAAATCTCTCAGTACTTAATTTAAGAGAATTTAACCTCTCGCCTTCCGGGACCTGCGGGGATTGCAACTACCGGGAGAAGGCCTGCGAACTGACGGATGACATGCAGTACATTGTGCAGATGATGCAGAAGGCCGAAGGGATTATTTATGCGGTTCCTGTTCATGGTTTCGGCATGGGGCATCTGATGCAAATGTTTATTGAACGCTCAGGGGTATGCTATCTCCGATTTGAGCGCCCCCTTACGAATAAGGTCGGAGGAGCGATCATTACAGGCCGGCGCTATAATCACCAGCATGTTCATTCTCAGATTGTGAACAATATTCTGCTGAATCGTATGATCCTGGTAGGGAGCGGTTTCCCCGCTCTTCTGCATGCCGGACAAGCAAGCGAGGCATTCAGTGATTTGGAAGGGCTGGATTCTGTACGAAGAATGATCAACCGGATGATTGATATGATCTCAGCTATGAAGCATTATTCGCAGATTACGAATCATTCCTTTTTGCAATGTG is a window encoding:
- a CDS encoding STM3941 family protein, which translates into the protein MDYQPYNDGGYQPLVVKPFWIKILFLLAGSLLFVILGFWLLKISGEVTTDLAILLRTLGIACTVLFGLAAIVYLIMLLRRSPLLVVDAQGIDDQSSAIPGGRLMWEDISDIRLIRYYGQLNICIFLVDPQAYLSRQRGLKRWLMAINLRLAGTPVNITGQSMQLPLERIYEEMELRRRLWAGLR
- a CDS encoding TetR/AcrR family transcriptional regulator is translated as MSTSQEQDKSKNRRRGKELEAAILQAVREELTEQGYSNLTMESVAERAGTSKAVLYRRWANRAELVLAAIRERVPLPLEEVPDHGNLRDDVCGVLRAMNQNNIQAILNAFYGLVAEMGDMPLASYIFPHGRQNRTMSILLERAVERGEVSAEAVTPRMLTLPSDLARHELMLYNAPMSEETIANIVDEVYLPLVLKR
- a CDS encoding phenylalanine--tRNA ligase beta subunit-related protein, producing MNQVHTGKVEGSRAFKVEFSQDVFEIAPDLHVGLIATSHIANLDRDSEVNALLAHMEQEIMNSGLQKESISEIPTIAAWRKVYSQFGVKPARYPCAAESLIRRVVEQGALARIHTLVNLCNAISLKCRTPIASCDISDIQEFVIRRATGNEQFLPIGKVDGCELPSAGEIIYADDAGRAHSRRWNWRQSDHVKTTAESSQMLFTIEAVHKEAKVLVEATTFLLNELLQPFTGVGRSEWAFIHKDSPVHTFLLHNGEVFADRDRAHEASEERYY
- a CDS encoding AzlD domain-containing protein, which gives rise to MTIIVILGMGMLTFLFRIAPLLLVRKAEMEERKNWFLENLPLAVLSALIIPGIFQVDQEAPMVGIAAGVVAIVLVLAKKVPLFGVIIASVAVAVFVELL
- a CDS encoding MDR family MFS transporter — its product is MINLQEQAKPALEPSEQQAAAKNLMWILMLGILAPIFDTTITNVAIDTLVREFNTSVSTIQWVMTGYLLSLAMVIPISGWAVERFGGRRMWLFSLGMFLLGSVLCSMAWNVESLILFRTLQGIGGGLLMPIMQTLAVRAYGGDNMGRKMATIALPALLGPILGPVVGGIIVNHLNWRWIFFVNIPLCVAAIIVAWKGLPKEEHNARTLRLDMSGLLMLSPAIVLILYGLGEVSSHHGFGHAAVLAPVIAGVALLAVFVVYALRKGNEALIDVRLFRVRSLTVSSTLLFLSGLTTYGAMLLLPLYLQQVRGETVLISGLLLVPQGIGMLLTRSLAGKLTDQIGSRPVVLAGTVLTILGTWPLTQLGADTSYYFLSAVLIVRGAGLGAVFLPVMASAYIGLSSKQIPHASSTTRIMQQIGGAFGVSVIAIILQNELNSVLTPDPAALAVAFDHTFMWTIAFSTLALIPAAFLPRIRK
- a CDS encoding AzlC family ABC transporter permease: MTEPMRQVKKGIIDSIPIVIGYIPACITFGLVGKALSLSDLEVFLLSAVVYAGASQFIAAKLLAVGTAAPIILLLTFVINLRYFFISLSFSSRMNRNTRPFYKGFVGFGLTEEVYAVSMMSDKNRREAGSHSLPYLLGLEIPPYTVTLIATYAGIMLADYIPANILPALNTSLYALLIALVIPQIRLNKRNLAICISAAVSSWLLQPLLGTATVVAAMIIGACVGGIFPSKENEVRSEVM
- a CDS encoding flavodoxin family protein; amino-acid sequence: MDIMPVELLAICGSTRIGGNTDQILKYSKEIAIHRGANLSVLNLREFNLSPSGTCGDCNYREKACELTDDMQYIVQMMQKAEGIIYAVPVHGFGMGHLMQMFIERSGVCYLRFERPLTNKVGGAIITGRRYNHQHVHSQIVNNILLNRMILVGSGFPALLHAGQASEAFSDLEGLDSVRRMINRMIDMISAMKHYSQITNHSFLQCEEENERRICKNELRRLQAPLV